A single region of the Anomaloglossus baeobatrachus isolate aAnoBae1 chromosome 2, aAnoBae1.hap1, whole genome shotgun sequence genome encodes:
- the EEF1AKMT1 gene encoding EEF1A lysine methyltransferase 1: protein MDGSDDDDDIPQLSAHTLAALQDFYTEQQQRESLKSGPDYDKFAVGAVEEDWQLSQFWYSDETALSLAKEAIEASGKNGRIACVSAPSVYQKLKGLVGDDVTVCLLEYDKRFSVYGDEFIFYDYNKPLALPERLLQHSFDVVLADPPYLSEECLHKTAETIQFLTKGKILLCTGAVMDDLVAQILGLKMCKFIPKHNRSLANEFRCFANYEIGLDAASSIPDIQYLVL from the exons ATGGACGGCAGTGATGATGACGATGATATTCCTCAGCTTTCGGCTCACACATTGGCAGCGTTGCAGGATTTCTAcaccgaacagcagcagcgggagtcTCTGAAGTCAGGACCAGACTATGACAAGTTTGCAGTTGGAGCTGTTGAAGAAGATTGG CAATTGAGCCAGTTTTGGTACAGTGATGAAACGGCACTGAGTCTGGCGAAAGAAGCGATTGAGGCATCGGGGAAAAATGGAAG GATCGCTTGTGTGAGCGCCCCCAGCGTCTACCAGAAGCTTAAAGGACTGGTCGGAGATGATGTGACTGTGTGCCTGCTGGAATACGACAAGCGCTTTTCAGTGTATGGAGACGAATTCATCTTCTATGATTATAATAAACCTTTAGCACTTCCAGAGCGGCTGCTGCAGCACAGCTTTGATGTAGTATTAGCAGACCCCCCGTACCTGTCTGAAGAATGTCTGCACAAAACAGCCGAGACCATTCAATTCTTGACCAAAGGGAAAATCCTGCTGTGCACAG GCGCAGTGATGGACGATTTAGTGGCTCAGATCCTTGGGCTTAAAATGTGTAAATTTATCCCGAAGCACAACCGTTCACTTGCCAATGAATTTAGATGTTTTGCCAACTATGAAATCGGTCTCGATGCTGCATCTTCAATACCCGACATCCAATACCTGGTCCTTTAG